One window of Flavobacterium ammonificans genomic DNA carries:
- the rplJ gene encoding 50S ribosomal protein L10 codes for MTREEKSIAIEELTAQLAGTNIIYVSDISGLNAETTSDLRRACFKAGIKLEVVKNTLLAKAMEASDNDYGDLPSVLTGNSAIFISDIANAPGKIIKDFRKKSDKPVLKGAFINSEIYIGDDQLDALATIKSKEELIGEIIGLLQSPAQRVISALQNHFKDEEVA; via the coding sequence ATGACTAGAGAAGAAAAATCAATCGCGATTGAAGAATTAACTGCACAGTTAGCTGGTACAAATATTATTTATGTATCTGATATTTCTGGATTAAACGCAGAAACTACTTCAGACTTGAGAAGAGCTTGTTTTAAAGCAGGTATTAAATTAGAGGTTGTAAAAAACACGTTGCTTGCAAAAGCAATGGAAGCTTCTGATAATGATTATGGTGACTTACCTTCAGTATTAACTGGAAACAGCGCTATTTTTATTTCAGATATAGCTAATGCACCTGGAAAAATCATTAAAGATTTCAGAAAAAAATCAGATAAGCCTGTATTAAAAGGAGCTTTCATTAATTCTGAAATTTACATTGGAGACGATCAATTAGATGCTTTGGCAACTATCAAATCGAAAGAAGAACTTATTGGCGAAATTATTGGATTACTTCAATCACCAGCACAACGAGTTATTTCTGCTCTTCAAAACCACTTCAAAGACGAAGAGGTTGCTTAA
- the rpoB gene encoding DNA-directed RNA polymerase subunit beta: MITNQTERLNFASTKNIPAYPDFLDVQVKSFKDFFQLETKSDERGDEGLYNTFMENFPITDTRNNFVLEFLDYFVDPPRYTIQECIERGLTYSVPLKARLKLYCTDPEHEDFETIVQDVYLGTIPYMTPSGTFVINGAERVVVSQLHRSPGVFFGQSFHANGTKLYSARVIPFKGSWIEFSTDINSVMYAYIDRKKKLPVTTLFRAIGFERDKDILEIFDLAEEIKVSKTGLKKYIGRKLAARVLNTWHEDFVDEDTGEVVSIERNEIILDRDTIIDKDNVEEIIDSNVKSILLHKEDANQGDYAIIHNTLQKDPTNSEKEAVEHIYRQLRNAEPPDEETARGIIDKLFFSDQRYNLGEVGRYRMNKKLGLDIPMEKQVLTKEDIITIVKYLIELINSKAEIDDIDHLSNRRVRTVGEQLSQQFGVGLARMARTIRERMNVRDNEVFTPIDLINAKTLSSVINSFFGTNQLSQFMDQTNPLAEITHKRRLSALGPGGLSRERAGFEVRDVHYTHYGRLCPIETPEGPNIGLISSLGVYAKVNGMGFIETPYRKVTNGVVDLESTPVYLSAEEEEGMMIAQANIQMDNSGKITADNVIARQEGDFPVIEPSNVHYTDVAPNQIASISASLIPFLEHDDANRALMGSNMMRQAVPLIRPEAPIVGTGLERQVASDSRVLINAEGHGVVEYVDANIITIKYDRSEEERMVSFDTDEKTYNLIKFRKTNQGTSINLKPIVRKGDRVVPGQVLSEGYATQNGELALGRNLKVAFMPWKGYNFEDAIVISEKVVRDDIFTSIHVDDYSLEVRDTKLGNEELTNDIPNVSEEATKDLDENGMIRIGAEVKPGDILIGKITPKGESDPTPEEKLLRAIFGDKAGDVKDASLKASPSLHGVVLDKKLFARAVKDKRKRTQDKDALTALESEFETKFVELKDKLVEKLFVIVNGKTSQGVMNDLGEEVLPKGKKYTQKMLYAVEDFAHLSKGQWVADDATNKMVNDLIHNYKIKLNDLQGALRREKFTITVGDELPAGILKLAKVYIAKKRKLKVGDKMAGRHGNKGIVARIVRHEDMPFLEDGTPVDIVLNPLGVPSRMNIGQIYETVLGWAGMNLGRKFATPIFDGASLDEINALTDEAGVPRFGHTHLYDGGTGERFHQAATVGVIYMLKLGHMVDDKMHARSIGPYSLITQQPLGGKAQFGGQRFGEMEVWALEAYGASSTLREILTVKSDDVIGRAKSYEAIVKGESMPEPGLPESFNVLMHELKGLGLDIRLEE; the protein is encoded by the coding sequence ATGATAACGAATCAGACTGAAAGATTGAATTTTGCCTCTACTAAAAATATTCCTGCATATCCAGATTTTCTAGATGTACAGGTTAAATCGTTTAAGGATTTTTTCCAATTGGAAACTAAATCTGACGAAAGAGGCGACGAAGGGTTGTATAATACCTTCATGGAAAACTTCCCAATCACAGATACAAGAAATAACTTTGTATTAGAATTTCTCGATTATTTTGTAGATCCACCACGTTATACAATTCAAGAATGTATAGAAAGGGGTCTTACGTATAGTGTGCCTTTAAAAGCGCGTTTAAAACTGTACTGTACAGATCCAGAACACGAAGACTTTGAAACTATTGTACAAGATGTATATCTTGGAACAATTCCTTACATGACTCCAAGTGGTACTTTTGTTATCAATGGTGCTGAACGTGTAGTTGTTTCTCAATTGCACAGATCACCTGGTGTTTTCTTTGGACAATCATTCCATGCTAATGGAACTAAATTATATTCTGCCAGAGTAATTCCTTTTAAAGGTTCTTGGATAGAATTTTCTACTGATATCAATAGCGTAATGTATGCTTATATCGATAGAAAGAAAAAATTACCAGTAACTACTTTATTTAGAGCTATTGGTTTCGAAAGAGATAAAGATATCCTTGAAATTTTTGACCTTGCTGAAGAAATTAAAGTTTCTAAAACAGGACTTAAAAAATATATTGGTAGAAAATTAGCGGCACGTGTATTGAACACATGGCACGAAGATTTCGTTGACGAAGATACTGGCGAAGTTGTTTCTATCGAACGTAACGAGATTATCCTTGATAGAGATACGATTATCGACAAAGATAATGTAGAAGAAATCATCGATTCTAATGTTAAATCTATTTTGTTACATAAAGAAGATGCTAATCAAGGTGATTATGCTATCATTCATAATACGTTACAAAAAGACCCAACAAACTCTGAAAAAGAAGCTGTTGAGCATATTTACAGACAATTGCGTAACGCAGAACCGCCTGATGAAGAAACTGCTCGAGGCATTATCGATAAATTGTTCTTCTCTGACCAACGTTATAACTTAGGTGAAGTAGGTCGTTATAGAATGAACAAAAAACTTGGTTTGGATATCCCAATGGAAAAGCAAGTGCTTACCAAAGAAGATATCATTACCATTGTAAAATATTTGATTGAATTGATCAACTCTAAAGCAGAGATTGATGATATTGATCACTTATCAAACCGTCGTGTTAGAACAGTTGGAGAACAATTGTCTCAACAATTCGGTGTTGGTTTAGCTCGTATGGCTAGAACTATTAGAGAAAGAATGAACGTTAGAGATAACGAGGTGTTTACACCTATTGATTTGATTAATGCTAAAACATTATCATCAGTAATCAACTCTTTCTTTGGAACTAACCAGTTGTCTCAATTTATGGATCAAACGAATCCATTAGCTGAGATTACACACAAAAGAAGATTATCTGCACTTGGACCAGGTGGACTTTCAAGAGAAAGAGCTGGTTTCGAGGTTCGTGACGTTCACTACACGCACTACGGACGTTTATGTCCAATTGAAACTCCAGAGGGACCAAACATTGGTTTGATTTCATCTTTAGGTGTTTATGCAAAAGTGAATGGTATGGGATTCATTGAGACTCCTTACCGTAAAGTAACTAATGGTGTAGTTGATTTAGAATCTACTCCGGTTTACTTGAGCGCAGAAGAAGAAGAAGGTATGATGATTGCGCAAGCAAACATTCAAATGGATAATTCAGGAAAAATTACTGCTGATAACGTAATTGCACGTCAAGAAGGTGATTTCCCTGTAATTGAACCATCTAATGTTCATTATACAGACGTTGCTCCTAACCAAATTGCATCGATTTCGGCTTCATTAATTCCTTTCTTGGAACATGATGATGCGAACCGTGCGTTGATGGGATCTAACATGATGCGTCAAGCTGTACCATTAATTCGCCCAGAAGCTCCAATTGTAGGAACTGGTTTAGAGCGTCAAGTGGCTTCTGATTCTAGAGTTTTAATAAATGCAGAAGGCCATGGTGTAGTAGAGTACGTTGATGCTAACATCATTACTATTAAATACGATCGTTCTGAAGAAGAGCGCATGGTAAGTTTTGATACGGATGAGAAAACATACAATTTAATTAAGTTTAGAAAAACCAACCAAGGAACAAGTATTAACTTGAAACCTATCGTAAGAAAAGGGGATAGAGTAGTTCCAGGTCAAGTTTTATCTGAAGGATATGCAACTCAAAATGGAGAGTTAGCTTTAGGTAGAAACCTTAAAGTAGCCTTCATGCCTTGGAAAGGGTACAACTTTGAGGATGCGATTGTAATTTCTGAGAAAGTAGTTCGCGACGATATCTTTACCTCTATTCACGTTGATGATTATTCATTAGAAGTGAGAGATACTAAATTAGGTAACGAAGAGTTAACGAATGATATTCCTAACGTTTCTGAAGAGGCTACAAAAGACTTGGATGAAAACGGTATGATCAGAATTGGAGCCGAGGTGAAACCTGGAGATATTCTTATCGGAAAAATTACGCCAAAAGGAGAATCAGATCCTACTCCAGAAGAGAAATTGCTTCGCGCCATCTTCGGAGATAAAGCAGGTGATGTAAAAGATGCTTCATTAAAAGCGTCTCCATCTTTACACGGTGTTGTTTTAGACAAAAAATTATTCGCAAGAGCGGTAAAAGATAAACGTAAGAGAACGCAAGATAAAGATGCTTTAACAGCACTTGAATCAGAATTCGAAACCAAATTTGTTGAATTAAAAGACAAATTAGTTGAGAAATTGTTCGTAATCGTAAACGGGAAAACATCTCAAGGTGTAATGAACGATTTGGGTGAAGAAGTTTTACCAAAAGGTAAAAAATATACTCAAAAAATGTTATATGCTGTTGAAGATTTTGCTCACTTAAGTAAAGGTCAATGGGTTGCTGATGATGCAACTAATAAAATGGTTAATGATTTGATTCATAACTATAAAATTAAATTGAACGACTTACAAGGAGCTTTACGTAGAGAAAAATTCACGATTACTGTTGGAGATGAATTGCCAGCTGGAATCTTGAAATTAGCGAAAGTATATATCGCTAAAAAACGTAAGTTGAAAGTTGGGGATAAAATGGCGGGTCGTCACGGTAACAAAGGTATTGTTGCTCGTATCGTTCGTCATGAAGATATGCCTTTCTTGGAAGACGGAACGCCAGTAGATATCGTATTGAATCCACTTGGGGTACCATCTCGTATGAACATTGGTCAGATTTATGAGACTGTTTTAGGATGGGCTGGAATGAACTTGGGTAGAAAATTTGCTACTCCAATTTTTGATGGTGCTTCTTTAGACGAAATCAATGCCTTGACTGATGAAGCAGGTGTACCACGTTTTGGACATACACATCTTTATGATGGAGGAACTGGAGAACGTTTCCACCAAGCTGCAACTGTGGGTGTTATCTATATGTTGAAATTAGGACACATGGTAGATGATAAAATGCACGCACGTTCTATCGGACCATACTCGTTGATTACTCAACAACCATTGGGTGGTAAAGCTCAATTTGGAGGTCAACGTTTTGGAGAGATGGAGGTTTGGGCTCTTGAGGCGTATGGCGCATCAAGTACTTTAAGAGAAATCTTGACTGTGAAATCAGATGACGTAATTGGTAGAGCTAAATCTTACGAAGCTATCGTTAAAGGTGAATCAATGCCAGAACCAGGATTGCCAGAATCATTCAATGTATTGATGCATGAATTAAAAGGTCTTGGTTTAGATATCAGATTAGAAGAATAA
- the rplL gene encoding 50S ribosomal protein L7/L12, whose translation MADLKQFAEQLVNLTVKEVNELATILKDEYGIEPAAAAVVVAAGGGDAGGASEQSEFTVVLKDAGASKLAVVKLVKELTGLGLKEAKDVVDGAPSNVKEGVSKEEAEGLKKSLEEAGAVVELK comes from the coding sequence ATGGCAGATTTGAAACAATTCGCAGAACAATTAGTTAACCTAACAGTAAAAGAAGTTAACGAGTTAGCAACAATATTAAAAGATGAGTATGGTATCGAGCCTGCTGCTGCAGCTGTAGTAGTTGCTGCTGGTGGTGGTGATGCTGGTGGAGCTTCTGAGCAATCAGAATTTACAGTAGTATTGAAAGATGCAGGTGCTTCTAAATTAGCAGTTGTTAAGTTAGTAAAAGAACTTACAGGTTTAGGTTTGAAAGAAGCTAAAGATGTAGTTGACGGTGCTCCAAGCAACGTTAAAGAAGGTGTATCTAAAGAAGAAGCTGAAGGGCTTAAAAAATCTTTAGAAGAAGCTGGAGCTGTTGTTGAGTTAAAATAA